A single genomic interval of Dysidea avara chromosome 6, odDysAvar1.4, whole genome shotgun sequence harbors:
- the LOC136259405 gene encoding melanocortin receptor 4-like produces MEAEINYSVSKSNVSSGDIFSEVPLFATYLKLLLVAVLTIVIPASLIIHVIWKNRALHKKYYFFVVNLMVADTLSTPRYLYEMLTMMLYLLGITIEHSEILIFIMAIPRINLRFAFLLLAIDRVIGVGFPYHYRKIMTHRVVCVLICASWCIAAIVSFITWSTSTLQLVQPFGSYVPPPSPIASIVIGFSLFSSIILIVATNAYLYYVTFQSNKKL; encoded by the coding sequence ATGGAGGCTGAAATAAACTATTCAGTGAGTAAGTCTAATGTATCTTCTGGTGATATCTTCTCTGAAGTGCCATTGTTTGCTACCTACCTGAAGCTGTTACTAGTAGCAGTCCTTACCATTGTAATACCAGCTTCCCTGATCATTCATGTGATATGGAAGAACAGAGCATTGCACAAAAAGTATTATTTCTTTGTGGTAAATTTGATGGTTGCCGATACCCTCAGTACACCTCGATACCTGTATGAAATGCTCACGATGATGTTGTATCTGTTAGGTATAACCATCGAACACAGCGAAATTCTGATTTTCATTATGGCAATTCCAAGGATCAACTTACGTTTTGCTTTTCTTCTTTTGGCTATTGATCGTGTCATTGGAGTCGGGTTCCCATATCATTACAGAAAGATCATGACACATCGGGTGGTATGCGTTCTTATATGTGCTTCATGGTGTATAGCAGCAATTGTTTCCTTCATTACCTGGTCTACTTCAACTTTGCAGCTAGTACAACCATTTGGCAGTTATGTACCACCACCTAGTCCTATAGCATCCATTGTAATTGGATTTTCTTTGTTTAGCTCAATAATATTGATAGTAGCCACCAATGCTTACTTGTACTATGTTACTTTTCAGTCAAACAAGAAGTTGTAG